The following coding sequences lie in one Epinephelus moara isolate mb chromosome 17, YSFRI_EMoa_1.0, whole genome shotgun sequence genomic window:
- the si:dkey-219e21.4 gene encoding nuclear factor 7, ovary isoform X1 yields MRPCPGQGFCKKLGMDSDQSSEMAEKKALSVGNGQSTVAQSGQSSLPAPSAGTHSVLQDGLSFTPLDSNDARAVQPFPRSPKLQKKIAKAGQPSQEQLSRRMEELQAERSKTEAHIQSLKKRRADLSRSTELMKQQVREHFQNMRCVLKQDEQAVQDSLELDLRQTRTKLDYVLKNWEQHQDQVTKGIKSIQRALSNSPAAEEDGKGQSENLSPKKPDASEMEIRLSEERFERLLKTLSSISKQLKAQLQRKTLLLDSSPMVIDRQTCHSLVTVTSEGRCMYFSDCAHSAPEHPLQFDKVCCALGSSPVTNGQSYWEVDVRCCSAWAVGAAYASLERKGRDKGTKLGRNRNSWCVELRNNHLSAWHNDRHVPCQGVGQTPLEKVGVWVNYDKGQLMFYDADTMVVLQRFSAAVMPVFDRAHHQFTEPLYPAIRFLRPPENQLWPNHVELCHLHTP; encoded by the exons ATGAGACCATGTCCTGGGCAGGGTTTTTGCAAAAAGCTTGGCATGGACTCAGATCAG TCCTCAGAAATGGCAGAGAAAAAGGCATTATCTGTTGGTAATGGACAGTCCACAGTGGCTCAGTCAGGACAGAGTAGTCTTCCAGCACCCTCTGCAGGCACCCACAGTGTACTGCAGGACGGACTGAGCTTCACTCCATTGGACTCAAATGATGCCAGGGCTGTTCAGCCTTTCCCACGTTCTCCAAAACTACAGAAGAAGATAGCCAAAGCTGGACAGCCCTCTCAG GAGCAGCTGTCCAGACGTATGGAGGAGCTGCAGGCAGAGAGGTCCAAAACTGAGGCTCATATCCAGTCTCTGAAGAAACGCAGGGCAGATCTCTCT AGGAGCACAGAGCTGATGAAGCAACAGGTTCGAGAGCACTTCCAGAACATGCGGTGTGTCCTGAAGCAGGACGAGCAGGCCGTCCAGGACTCTCTGGAGCTGGACCTGAGACAGACCAGGACCAAACTGGACTACGTTCTGAAGAACTGGGAACAGCACCAGGACCAGGTCACTAAGGGCATCAAAAGCATCCAGAGAGCACTGAGCAACAGCCCCGCAGCAGAGGAAGATGGGAAG GGTCAGTCCGAGAATCTGAG TCCTAAGAAGCCAGATGCCTCTGAGATGGAAATTCGACTGAGTGAAGAGAGATTTGAAAGACTCCTAAAAACATTATCGTCCATCTCCAAACAACTGAAAGCTCAGCTGCAGAGGAAGACTCTACTGTTAG ATTCATCACCCATGGTGATTGACAGGCAGACTTGCCACAGcctggtcacagtgacctcagaGGGGCGGTGCATGTACTTTTCAGACTGCGCTCATTCAGCTCCAGAGCATCCTCTCCAGTTTGATAAAGTGTGCTGTGCTCTGGGCTCATCTCCGGTCACTAACGGTCAGAGTTACTGGGAAGTTGATGTCCGCTGCTGCTCTGCCTGGGCAGTGGGCGCCGCCTACGCCAGCCTGGAGAGGAAAGGCAGGGACAAGGGCACCAAACTGGGCCGGAACAGGAACTCCTGGTGCGTGGAGCTTCGCAACAACCATCTTTCTGCTTGGCACAACGACCGGCATGTACCATGCCAGGGTGTTGGGCAAACGCCTCTGGAAAAGGTCGGGGTCTGGGTAAATTATGACAAGGGCCAGCTGATGTTTTATGATGCAGACACCATGGTTGTCCTGCAGAGGTTTTCAGCAGCTGTGATGCCAGTGTTTGACAGGGCTCATCACCAGTTCACTGAGCCCCTGTACCCTGCCATACGGTTCCTGAGACCACCAGAGAACCAGCTGTGGCCAAATCATGTGGAGCTCTGTCACCTCCACACTCCATAA
- the si:dkey-219e21.4 gene encoding uncharacterized protein si:dkey-219e21.4 isoform X2, which produces MRPCPGQGFCKKLGMDSDQSSEMAEKKALSVGNGQSTVAQSGQSSLPAPSAGTHSVLQDGLSFTPLDSNDARAVQPFPRSPKLQKKIAKAGQPSQEQLSRRMEELQAERSKTEAHIQSLKKRRADLSRSTELMKQQVREHFQNMRCVLKQDEQAVQDSLELDLRQTRTKLDYVLKNWEQHQDQVTKGIKSIQRALSNSPAAEEDGKGQSENLSPKKPDASEMEIRLSEERFERLLKTLSSISKQLKAQLQRKTLLLGVCNSLGLQTKNDSANPGAGTSNQACLK; this is translated from the exons ATGAGACCATGTCCTGGGCAGGGTTTTTGCAAAAAGCTTGGCATGGACTCAGATCAG TCCTCAGAAATGGCAGAGAAAAAGGCATTATCTGTTGGTAATGGACAGTCCACAGTGGCTCAGTCAGGACAGAGTAGTCTTCCAGCACCCTCTGCAGGCACCCACAGTGTACTGCAGGACGGACTGAGCTTCACTCCATTGGACTCAAATGATGCCAGGGCTGTTCAGCCTTTCCCACGTTCTCCAAAACTACAGAAGAAGATAGCCAAAGCTGGACAGCCCTCTCAG GAGCAGCTGTCCAGACGTATGGAGGAGCTGCAGGCAGAGAGGTCCAAAACTGAGGCTCATATCCAGTCTCTGAAGAAACGCAGGGCAGATCTCTCT AGGAGCACAGAGCTGATGAAGCAACAGGTTCGAGAGCACTTCCAGAACATGCGGTGTGTCCTGAAGCAGGACGAGCAGGCCGTCCAGGACTCTCTGGAGCTGGACCTGAGACAGACCAGGACCAAACTGGACTACGTTCTGAAGAACTGGGAACAGCACCAGGACCAGGTCACTAAGGGCATCAAAAGCATCCAGAGAGCACTGAGCAACAGCCCCGCAGCAGAGGAAGATGGGAAG GGTCAGTCCGAGAATCTGAG TCCTAAGAAGCCAGATGCCTCTGAGATGGAAATTCGACTGAGTGAAGAGAGATTTGAAAGACTCCTAAAAACATTATCGTCCATCTCCAAACAACTGAAAGCTCAGCTGCAGAGGAAGACTCTACTGTTAG GAGTGTGCAACTCGCTGGGGCTCCAAACAAAAAATGATTCAGCGAATCCTGGAGCAGGCACCAGCAATCAGGCGTGTTTAAAGTAA